The Arenibacter algicola region AAATCTTCATCCAAAAGATCCAAGCGAATTTGCGCCTGGGCCAAATCGGACAGATTTTCCTTTAGTTGGGTAGGAGCATCTATATCCAGACCCATTATAAGATTTAACATCTGTAGGGTAATGGACTGAAGGCGTAAGGAGTTTTTTAATTGATTTTCTACCGATGATAGGGTAATCTGCAATTGCTCTACGCTTTCCTCATCGCCAAGACCATTTTCGAAAAGCTTTTGGGTTTCAAATAAATTTTTCTCCAAATTGGCCTTGTTCTTTTCCAGTATGGCGATACTTTCCTGGGACAACAATACATTGCCGTAGGCTTCCACTACAGATTTGCGCACGTCCAATTCTGTCTTTTCCTTATTGTTGTTGCTGTAGGCAATAAATGCCTTTGTAGCTTGTATGCCAACGATATAGGAACCGTCAAAAATTTGTTGTTTTAGGGTGGCAGTGGCACTGGCAGTTTGTGGCTGACTAAAGACTATGGGGATAAAGGTTCCCGGTTCCTGCCCTGCCAATTCGCCCGGTAACAGGGAGACAGGCTGCTTTAATTGGTTTTGATAGCTAACGGCACCACTTATTTGGGGCAGGCCGGTGGCAATGGTTTCCCATTTTTGTTTTTGGGCATCCAACAGATCTCTATCTGCATTAATGGCCCCATAATTATTCTCTATGGCGAAATTAATGGCTTCCTCCAGAGTAAAACTATAAGTTTGTTCCTGGGCGTAGGACCAAGTAGCTGTAAATAGCATCAATAGCGCTAAAAAACTGTTTTTCATAAAATTGGCTTTAAGTTTTTTGATAAGGTCATTTAGCTTTAATTTATTCATAAGTTGAATTGATTATATCATTTAGTATCTTTCTACCCTTGGGTGTTACAATTCCGCGTAAATGATATTCAAGAAAATAATCCTGTAATTCTTTTGCAGAGAAATTACCTTGCGGGAAAAAGCGGTCGTCCTTAATACTGGCCACACCGGAAATATAAATCCGAGATACAAATTCCACGTTTAAATTTTCCCTGTAAATCCCCATTTCCAAACCTCTTTTGATATTGTTTACAGTACATTCCTGCATAAGTTCATATTGCTTTTTACTAAGGTTGTCAAATATTTTGGGATAGTATTTTTGCAACTGGTATTGGGGGGAAGATTTTTCATCCTTCAATTGCGAAATAACAAACTTCTTAATGTCGTACAATTCCTCAATAGGATTCTTTCCACTGGAACATATTAAATCTATTCCCAAATTAATCCGATTCAATAGGCCGAAAGTGCATTCCTGTACCAACTTTGTCTTGTTTTCAAAATGGGTGTAGATCGTTTTTTTTGATATCCCCATTTCATTCGCCAAATCATCCATGGTAACACTTTTAAACCCGAGGTTCAAAAACATATCCGTTGCCTTTTCTAAAATTTTTTCCTTCATAGAGTCGGCAAAGATAGTTGCGGAAACTTATAAAACAAAAAAAGTTTCCTAAGTTTTACGTTTTCTTAACATTTTGGTTCAACACTTCTTTTTGCATCTGAATTTGTTTCCCTATGGTAAGTGATTGCTTTTAATGTATTTTTGAAGAAAATTGCCACTATGCATTATATTGAACAGTACAGGTCCCAGTTTTTGGCCCATATGGAGCAGAAAGTGAAAATTAAGGAACCTGTAAATCTTTATGGGCCAATTTCCTATATACTAAATCTAGGGGGGAAACGATTAAGGCCAGTATTGACAATGATGACCACTGATATTTTGGGAGGCGACCATAAAAAAGCTTTGGATGCTGCATTGGCCGTGGAGGTATTTCACAATTTCTCTTTGGTTCATGATGATATTATGGATGAGGCCCCCTTAAGGAGAGGGAAACAGACCTTGCATAAAAAATGGGACCTAAATACCGGAATTTTATCAGGTGATGCAATGTTGATATACAGTTATCAGCTTTTGGAAAGTTACCCTTCCATGACTTTTAAGAAATTGTTGCAGGTGTTTAGCCAAACCGCATTGGAAGTTTGCGAAGGGCAGCAGTACGATGTGGATTTTGAGAGCAGGGAAGATGTTACTATTCCAGAATACCTGATCATGATTCAAAATAAAACTGC contains the following coding sequences:
- a CDS encoding polyprenyl synthetase family protein, giving the protein MHYIEQYRSQFLAHMEQKVKIKEPVNLYGPISYILNLGGKRLRPVLTMMTTDILGGDHKKALDAALAVEVFHNFSLVHDDIMDEAPLRRGKQTLHKKWDLNTGILSGDAMLIYSYQLLESYPSMTFKKLLQVFSQTALEVCEGQQYDVDFESREDVTIPEYLIMIQNKTAVLVAAAMKMGAIIADKPEDVQDLIYDFGRNLGIAFQLQDDYLDAFGDPETFGKQVGGDIIENKKTYLYLKALEMGTPEQAQELEHLYSIKPKDAKDKITTVKELFEETGSVSRTIEEIKRYTDRAFTTLEMLDLEPGKKDILRQFGTALMNRDV
- a CDS encoding TolC family protein; protein product: MKNSFLALLMLFTATWSYAQEQTYSFTLEEAINFAIENNYGAINADRDLLDAQKQKWETIATGLPQISGAVSYQNQLKQPVSLLPGELAGQEPGTFIPIVFSQPQTASATATLKQQIFDGSYIVGIQATKAFIAYSNNNKEKTELDVRKSVVEAYGNVLLSQESIAILEKNKANLEKNLFETQKLFENGLGDEESVEQLQITLSSVENQLKNSLRLQSITLQMLNLIMGLDIDAPTQLKENLSDLAQAQIRLDLLDEDLVMDNNIDFKMVDNLNQQRELELKLQKSLALPTLNAFINYGSTSYSDRFNFLNNEAEWFDSSILGFDLSIPIFSSLGRSAKTARAKIALEKARTQKSETEQSIRLQHQTAKSNYLFSIEQYNTASENLALAERIEMKNEIKYSEGLATSFELRQAQTQLYDAQQEYLQSMVEVINNKTTLETVLNSKL
- a CDS encoding TetR/AcrR family transcriptional regulator, yielding MKEKILEKATDMFLNLGFKSVTMDDLANEMGISKKTIYTHFENKTKLVQECTFGLLNRINLGIDLICSSGKNPIEELYDIKKFVISQLKDEKSSPQYQLQKYYPKIFDNLSKKQYELMQECTVNNIKRGLEMGIYRENLNVEFVSRIYISGVASIKDDRFFPQGNFSAKELQDYFLEYHLRGIVTPKGRKILNDIINSTYE